The following coding sequences are from one Oligoflexus sp. window:
- a CDS encoding alanine--tRNA ligase-related protein, with amino-acid sequence MKVAEIRSRFLKFFEKHGHAVVESSSLVPHNDPTLLFTNAGMVQFKDCFLGKDKRPYTRAATVQKCVRAGGKHNDLENVGYTARHHT; translated from the coding sequence ATGAAAGTTGCCGAAATTCGCTCACGATTTTTGAAATTCTTCGAAAAACACGGCCATGCCGTTGTGGAAAGTTCCTCTTTGGTTCCCCACAACGACCCCACGCTGCTCTTCACCAATGCGGGCATGGTGCAGTTCAAGGACTGCTTCCTGGGCAAAGATAAAAGGCCCTACACCCGCGCGGCCACAGTGCAAAAATGCGTGCGCGCCGGCGGTAAACATAACGACCTCGAAAACGTCGGCTACACCGCGCGTCACCACACAT